The segment TCAAGCTCCATCCATGAACCGTGACGAATTGGCAACCGTGCGCACCCATCTGGCCAACGAGCGGACCCTGCTCGCCTATGTCCGCACTGGACTGGCTTTTCTCGCCGGCGGCATCGGCATGATCCACCTGACCTCGTTTCATTCTTATCTGACCATCGGCTGGAGTTTAATCAGCGGCGGG is part of the bacterium genome and harbors:
- a CDS encoding DUF202 domain-containing protein, with product MNRDELATVRTHLANERTLLAYVRTGLAFLAGGIGMIHLTSFHSYLTIGWSLISGGTVIIVLGAIRFWVCRRRIRSSPSPLAAENEERSL